The following proteins are encoded in a genomic region of Streptomyces lunaelactis:
- a CDS encoding SsgA family sporulation/cell division regulator — protein MSTVIEQAVQARLVASAPQMESVPATLRYDREDPFAIRMAFPPPATLEGNEVSWAFSRELLAAGIDAPAGVGDVRVRPFGYDRTVVEFHAPEGIAVVHIRTSELRRFLTRVQGLVPTGHEHLYLDLDHNLAELLRDAH, from the coding sequence TTGTCCACCGTCATCGAACAGGCCGTGCAGGCCCGCCTGGTCGCCTCTGCGCCGCAGATGGAGTCAGTTCCGGCCACTCTTCGTTACGACCGCGAGGATCCCTTCGCCATCCGGATGGCCTTCCCGCCTCCAGCGACGCTGGAGGGCAACGAGGTGTCCTGGGCGTTCTCCCGTGAGCTGCTCGCGGCGGGCATCGATGCCCCGGCCGGCGTCGGCGACGTACGCGTCAGACCGTTCGGCTACGACCGTACGGTCGTGGAGTTCCACGCCCCCGAGGGCATCGCGGTGGTGCACATCCGGACCAGCGAACTGCGCCGCTTCCTCACGCGCGTCCAGGGCCTGGTCCCCACCGGCCACGAGCACCTCTATCTGGACCTCGACCACAATCTCGCCGAGCTGCTGCGCGACGCCCACTGA
- a CDS encoding WD40/YVTN/BNR-like repeat-containing protein, which yields MTSMGKTRRTVSVGLCAAAVAAALAAPAQAAGQSGSTAAGGSGKGPSWSLKDTGTDVRFRGLAPVSRRTAWVAGSKGTVLRTPDGGRSWQNVSPAAAGELEFRDIEAFDDRRAVVLAIGEGEASRVLRTEDGGASWTESFRNTDPKAFYDCITFFDSRHGLAMSDPVDGRFRILSTDDGGTSWKVLPSAGMPAALPGEAGFAASGQCLVSSGSRDVWLATGGGATARVLHSADRGLNWTVAESTIPAGDPARGVFGLAFRDRTHGIAAGGDYRGDQASPQAAAVSGDGGRSWRQSRTPPPAYRSGVAWLPHSSVAALAVGPTGTDLTVDGGRNWRTVDTGSYDTVDCTPDFGCWASGEKGRVARLEF from the coding sequence ATGACGTCCATGGGGAAGACGAGACGAACGGTGTCGGTGGGGCTGTGCGCGGCGGCGGTGGCCGCTGCCCTGGCCGCGCCGGCGCAGGCAGCCGGGCAATCGGGCAGTACCGCGGCAGGGGGGAGCGGGAAGGGGCCGAGCTGGAGCCTCAAGGACACCGGAACCGACGTACGGTTCCGGGGCCTCGCGCCCGTCAGCCGCAGGACCGCCTGGGTCGCGGGCTCGAAGGGCACGGTGCTGCGTACGCCGGACGGCGGCCGCAGCTGGCAGAACGTCTCCCCGGCCGCGGCCGGCGAGCTGGAGTTCCGAGACATCGAGGCCTTCGACGACCGGCGCGCGGTGGTGCTGGCCATCGGCGAGGGCGAGGCGTCCCGGGTCCTCCGTACCGAGGACGGCGGGGCGAGCTGGACCGAGTCCTTCCGCAACACCGACCCGAAGGCCTTCTACGACTGCATCACCTTCTTCGACAGCCGGCACGGACTCGCCATGAGCGACCCGGTGGACGGCAGGTTCCGCATCCTGTCGACCGATGACGGCGGCACGTCGTGGAAGGTGCTGCCGAGCGCCGGGATGCCGGCTGCGCTCCCCGGCGAGGCGGGCTTTGCCGCAAGCGGCCAGTGCCTGGTCAGTTCGGGGAGCAGGGATGTGTGGCTGGCGACCGGCGGCGGCGCCACGGCGCGCGTACTGCACTCCGCCGACCGCGGCCTGAACTGGACCGTCGCGGAATCGACCATCCCCGCCGGGGACCCGGCACGCGGGGTCTTCGGGCTCGCCTTCCGCGACCGTACGCACGGTATCGCGGCCGGCGGCGACTACCGGGGCGACCAGGCATCGCCGCAGGCCGCGGCGGTCAGCGGGGACGGCGGGCGCAGCTGGCGGCAGTCGAGGACACCGCCGCCCGCCTACCGCTCGGGTGTGGCCTGGCTGCCGCACAGCAGCGTCGCGGCACTCGCCGTCGGCCCGACCGGGACCGATCTGACCGTGGACGGCGGGCGCAACTGGCGCACGGTCGACACCGGTTCGTACGACACGGTCGACTGCACCCCCGACTTCGGCTGCTGGGCCTCGGGCGAGAAGGGCCGGGTCGCACGACTGGAATTCTGA
- a CDS encoding YciI family protein, whose amino-acid sequence MFVLELTYTAPVERVDELLEAHVAWLDGLYEEGVFIASGRKNPRDGGVILAVGDDRARIEEIAAADPFTVGGVCEYRITEFIATKTAPGLAPYRRQLPS is encoded by the coding sequence ATGTTCGTACTGGAATTGACCTACACCGCGCCCGTCGAGCGCGTCGATGAGCTGCTCGAAGCGCATGTGGCCTGGCTGGACGGGCTGTACGAGGAGGGCGTTTTCATCGCATCGGGGCGCAAGAACCCGCGCGACGGCGGGGTGATCCTGGCCGTCGGGGACGACCGCGCGCGGATCGAGGAGATCGCGGCGGCCGACCCCTTCACGGTCGGCGGCGTGTGCGAGTACCGGATCACGGAGTTCATCGCGACCAAGACCGCGCCGGGACTCGCCCCGTACCGCCGACAGTTGCCCTCGTAG
- a CDS encoding endonuclease V: MMIIETPPDWPADEPAALAVQDELRTRVVLDEPGPPPATGLVTGVDVAYDDERDVVAAAAVVLDAATLTVVEEATAVGRVAFPYIPGLLAFREIPTVLAALESLTADPGLVVCDGYGRAHPRRFGLAAHLGVLTGLPVIGVAKNPFVFSYGELGPHRGDFAPLLADDGEEVGRALRTQDGVKPLFVSVGHRVSLEGACAHTLHLASRYRLPETTRRADRLCRIALEQAKAGT, encoded by the coding sequence ATGATGATCATCGAGACGCCTCCCGACTGGCCCGCCGACGAGCCCGCGGCCCTCGCCGTTCAGGACGAACTGCGCACCCGCGTCGTCCTGGACGAGCCGGGGCCGCCGCCGGCCACCGGTCTGGTGACCGGCGTCGATGTGGCGTACGACGACGAGCGCGATGTCGTCGCGGCGGCGGCCGTCGTCCTCGACGCCGCGACGCTCACCGTCGTCGAGGAGGCCACCGCGGTCGGCCGCGTCGCCTTCCCGTACATCCCCGGCCTGCTCGCCTTCCGGGAGATCCCGACCGTGCTGGCCGCCCTGGAGTCCCTCACGGCAGACCCCGGTCTGGTCGTCTGCGACGGCTACGGCCGGGCGCACCCCCGCCGTTTCGGGCTCGCCGCCCACCTCGGCGTACTGACCGGGCTGCCCGTGATCGGCGTCGCCAAGAACCCCTTCGTCTTTTCCTACGGCGAACTCGGCCCGCACCGCGGTGACTTCGCCCCGCTCCTCGCGGACGATGGCGAGGAGGTCGGCCGGGCCCTGCGCACCCAGGACGGCGTCAAGCCGCTCTTCGTCTCCGTCGGGCACCGTGTGAGCCTGGAGGGCGCCTGCGCGCACACCCTCCACCTCGCGTCCCGCTACCGGCTCCCCGAGACCACGCGCCGGGCCGACCGGCTGTGCAGGATTGCCCTGGAACAAGCCAAGGCCGGGACCTGA
- a CDS encoding saccharopine dehydrogenase family protein, with translation MNTRNGTDRTERPYDIVLFGATGFVGALTAEYLAAHAPDGCRWAVAGRGREKLELLRERLAAINPDCAELPLIQADADDPGTLRELAESTRVVATTVGPYVWYGEPLVAACAEAGTDYADLTGEPEFVDLMYVRHDARARETGARIVHACGYDSVPHDLGTYFTVQHLPKDVPLNVDAFVRSNATFSGGTFASALTAMSRGRQTLRAAHERRLHEPRLMGRRARAPLGSPRFSRETGAWALPLPTLDPQIVARSAAALPRYGPDFRYREYAAVKSLPMALGGTAAVGAGFALAQLPAARRWLMDRVKQGEGPSPERRARSWFSVRFVGEGGGRRVFTEVSGGDPGYDETAKMLGESALCLALDPLPKTSGQVTTAVAMGDALLERLRAAGISFRVADSR, from the coding sequence TTGAACACGCGGAACGGGACCGATCGCACGGAGCGCCCGTACGACATCGTGCTCTTCGGGGCGACGGGCTTCGTCGGAGCGCTCACCGCGGAGTACCTCGCGGCACACGCGCCCGACGGCTGCCGCTGGGCCGTCGCGGGCCGCGGCCGGGAGAAGCTCGAGCTGCTCCGTGAGCGACTTGCCGCGATCAATCCCGACTGCGCCGAGCTGCCGCTGATCCAGGCGGACGCCGACGATCCGGGGACGCTGCGCGAACTCGCCGAGTCCACCCGCGTGGTGGCCACGACGGTCGGTCCGTACGTCTGGTACGGGGAGCCGCTGGTCGCCGCCTGCGCGGAGGCCGGGACCGACTACGCCGACCTGACCGGCGAGCCCGAGTTCGTGGACCTGATGTACGTACGCCATGACGCGCGGGCCCGGGAGACCGGGGCGCGCATCGTCCACGCCTGCGGCTACGACTCGGTCCCGCACGACCTCGGCACGTACTTCACCGTCCAGCACCTGCCGAAGGACGTGCCGCTGAACGTCGACGCCTTCGTACGCTCCAACGCCACCTTCTCCGGCGGGACGTTCGCCTCCGCGCTCACCGCGATGAGCCGCGGCCGGCAGACGCTGCGGGCCGCGCACGAGCGGCGGCTGCACGAGCCGCGGCTGATGGGACGGCGGGCTCGGGCCCCGCTGGGCAGCCCCCGGTTCAGCCGGGAGACCGGCGCCTGGGCCCTGCCGCTGCCGACTCTCGACCCGCAGATCGTGGCGCGATCGGCGGCCGCCCTGCCGCGGTACGGACCGGACTTCCGCTACCGGGAGTACGCGGCGGTCAAGTCCCTGCCGATGGCGCTCGGCGGTACGGCGGCCGTGGGCGCGGGCTTCGCGCTGGCCCAGCTCCCGGCAGCCAGGCGGTGGCTGATGGACCGGGTCAAACAGGGCGAGGGGCCGAGCCCCGAGCGCCGGGCGCGGAGCTGGTTCTCGGTGCGCTTCGTGGGCGAGGGCGGCGGCCGCCGGGTCTTCACCGAGGTCTCGGGCGGCGACCCGGGCTACGACGAGACGGCGAAGATGCTCGGCGAGTCGGCGCTCTGCCTGGCCCTCGATCCGCTGCCGAAGACGTCGGGTCAGGTCACCACGGCCGTCGCGATGGGCGATGCGCTGCTGGAGCGGCTCCGGGCGGCCGGGATCAGCTTCCGGGTCGCGGACTCGCGCTGA
- a CDS encoding CaiB/BaiF CoA transferase family protein, translated as MTATGNGPLAGVRVVELAGIGPGPFAAMLLADLGADVVRVDRPGGAGLNIDPAYDLTNRNKRSVLIDLKAEDGPGQVLDLVERADVLIEGYRPGVAERLGVGPQECHARNPRLVYGRMTGWGQEGPLAQRAGHDIAYIAITGTLGMIGKADEPPAVPANLVGDYAGGSLYLVIGVLAALQHARTEGGSGQIVDAAIVDGAAHLATMIHGMMAAGGWQDRRGANLLDGGCPFYGNYETADGEYMAVGALEQQFYNEFIELLGIKGEAPARKDFARWDELRAAVAARFRTRTREEWTAVFEGSDACVAPVLSLGEAPSHPHLAARGTFLDHGGITQPAPAPRFSATPGSVYRGPAQPGADTAEVARDWDLPGLTGLTGLAKEDDR; from the coding sequence ATGACGGCGACAGGGAACGGCCCGCTGGCCGGGGTGCGTGTGGTCGAGCTGGCGGGTATCGGGCCCGGCCCGTTCGCCGCCATGCTCCTGGCCGACCTCGGCGCCGACGTCGTACGGGTCGACCGGCCCGGCGGCGCGGGGCTGAACATCGATCCGGCCTACGACCTCACCAACCGCAACAAGCGATCGGTGCTGATCGACCTCAAGGCCGAGGACGGCCCCGGTCAGGTGCTCGATCTGGTCGAGCGCGCCGACGTACTGATCGAGGGATACCGGCCCGGTGTCGCGGAGCGCCTGGGCGTCGGCCCGCAGGAGTGCCACGCGCGCAACCCTCGTCTGGTCTACGGGCGGATGACCGGCTGGGGCCAGGAGGGACCGCTCGCGCAGCGCGCCGGGCACGACATCGCGTACATCGCCATCACCGGCACCCTAGGCATGATCGGCAAGGCCGACGAGCCGCCCGCCGTCCCGGCCAACCTCGTCGGCGACTACGCGGGCGGCTCCCTCTATCTCGTCATCGGAGTACTCGCGGCTCTCCAGCACGCCCGCACCGAGGGCGGCTCCGGCCAGATCGTCGACGCGGCCATCGTCGACGGGGCCGCCCATCTGGCCACGATGATCCACGGGATGATGGCGGCCGGCGGCTGGCAGGACCGGCGCGGGGCGAATCTGCTCGACGGCGGCTGCCCCTTCTACGGCAACTACGAGACCGCCGACGGCGAGTACATGGCGGTCGGGGCCCTTGAGCAGCAGTTCTACAACGAGTTCATCGAGCTGCTCGGCATCAAGGGCGAGGCCCCGGCCCGTAAGGACTTCGCCCGCTGGGACGAGCTGCGCGCCGCGGTCGCCGCCCGCTTCAGGACCAGGACGCGCGAGGAGTGGACCGCCGTCTTCGAGGGCTCGGACGCCTGTGTCGCGCCGGTGCTCTCTCTCGGGGAAGCCCCCTCGCACCCGCATCTCGCGGCCCGCGGAACCTTCCTCGACCACGGCGGAATCACCCAGCCGGCGCCCGCGCCCCGCTTCTCCGCCACGCCCGGCTCCGTGTACCGGGGCCCCGCCCAGCCGGGCGCCGACACCGCGGAAGTGGCCCGCGACTGGGACCTGCCCGGCCTCACCGGCCTCACCGGCCTCGCCAAGGAGGACGACCGTTGA
- a CDS encoding acetyl-CoA C-acetyltransferase: MSTEAYVYDAIRTPRGRGKANGALHGTKPIDLVVGLIHEIRSRFPGLDPAAIDDIVLGVVGPVGDQGSDIARIAAIAAGLPDSVAGVQENRFCASGLEAVNMAAMKVRSGWEDLVLAGGVESMSRVPMASDGGAWFADPMTNYETGFVPQGIGADLIATIEGFSRRDVDEYAALSQERAATAWKDGRFDRSLVPVRDRNGLVVLDHDEHMRPGTTADSLAALKPSFAGIGDMGGFDAVALQKYHWVEKIDHVHHAGNSSGIVDGAALVAIGTKEVGERYGLTPRARIVSAAVSGSEPTIMLTGPAPATRKALAKAGLTIDDIDLVEINEAFAGVVLRFARDMDLPLDKINVNGGAIALGHPLGATGAMILGTVIDELERQDKRYGLVTLCVGGGMGIATVIERL, encoded by the coding sequence TTGAGTACCGAAGCGTATGTGTACGACGCGATCCGCACCCCGCGCGGGCGCGGCAAGGCCAACGGTGCCCTGCACGGCACCAAGCCGATTGACCTCGTCGTCGGCCTGATCCACGAAATCCGCAGCCGCTTCCCGGGCCTCGACCCGGCGGCCATCGACGACATCGTCCTCGGCGTCGTGGGCCCGGTCGGCGACCAGGGCTCCGACATCGCCCGTATCGCGGCGATCGCCGCCGGGCTGCCCGACTCCGTCGCCGGAGTACAGGAGAACCGCTTCTGTGCCTCCGGCCTCGAAGCCGTCAACATGGCCGCGATGAAAGTCCGTTCGGGCTGGGAGGACCTGGTGCTGGCCGGCGGCGTCGAGTCGATGTCGCGGGTGCCGATGGCCTCCGACGGCGGCGCCTGGTTCGCCGACCCCATGACCAACTACGAGACCGGATTCGTCCCGCAGGGCATCGGCGCCGACCTCATCGCCACCATCGAGGGCTTCTCCCGCCGCGATGTCGACGAGTACGCCGCTCTCTCCCAGGAACGGGCCGCCACCGCCTGGAAGGACGGCCGCTTCGACCGCTCACTCGTGCCGGTCCGCGACCGCAACGGCCTCGTCGTCCTCGACCACGACGAGCACATGCGCCCCGGCACCACCGCGGACTCCCTCGCCGCCCTCAAGCCCTCCTTCGCCGGCATCGGCGACATGGGCGGCTTCGACGCGGTGGCCCTGCAGAAGTACCACTGGGTGGAGAAGATCGACCACGTCCACCACGCGGGCAACTCCTCCGGCATCGTCGACGGCGCGGCGCTCGTCGCGATCGGTACGAAGGAGGTCGGCGAGCGGTACGGGCTCACGCCGCGCGCCCGGATCGTCTCGGCCGCGGTCTCCGGCTCCGAGCCGACCATCATGCTCACCGGCCCCGCGCCCGCCACCCGCAAGGCGCTCGCCAAGGCGGGACTGACGATCGACGACATCGATCTCGTGGAGATCAACGAGGCGTTCGCCGGTGTCGTGCTGCGCTTCGCCCGCGACATGGACCTCCCGCTGGACAAGATCAACGTCAACGGCGGCGCGATCGCGCTCGGTCACCCGCTGGGAGCGACAGGCGCGATGATCCTCGGCACCGTCATCGACGAACTGGAGCGCCAGGACAAGCGGTACGGCCTCGTCACGCTCTGCGTGGGCGGCGGCATGGGCATCGCCACCGTCATCGAACGTCTCTGA
- a CDS encoding 3-hydroxyacyl-CoA dehydrogenase NAD-binding domain-containing protein, protein MSESTTIRWEQDETGVVTLVLDDPNQSANTMNQAFKESIAAIADRAEAEKDSIRGIIFTSAKKTFFAGGDLKDMMKVGPENAQQAFDTGTAIKNSLRRIETLGKPVVAAINGAALGGGYEIALACHHRIALDAPGSKIGLPEVTLGLLPAGGGVTRTVRLMGIADALLKVLLQGTQYNPQRALENGLVHEIATTNGEMLAKARAFIDANPESQQPWDVKGYKIPGGTPSSPRFAANLPAFPANLKKQTAGAPYPAPRNILAAAVEGSQVDFETALTIEARYFTELVTGQIAKNMIQAFFFDLQAVNSGASRPKGIEPRPVRKVAVLGAGMMGAGIAYSCARAGIEVVLKDVSADAAAKGKAYSEKLLAKALSRGRTTEAKRDALLARITPTADPADLAGCDAVIEAVFEDTGLKHKVFQEIQDVIEPDALLCSNTSTLPITVLAEGVSRPVDFVGLHFFSPVDKMPLVEIIKGERTGDEALARAFDLVRQINKTPIVVNDSRGFFTSRVIGRFINEGVAMVGEGVEPASVEQAAAQAGYPAKVLSLMDELTLTLPRKIRNETKRAVEEAGGSWAGHPADVVIDRMVDEFGRTGRSGGAGFYEYGEDGRRTGLWPGLREHFKRSDVDVPFIDMKERMLFSEALDSVRCLEENVLISVADANIGSIMGIGFPAWTGGVLQYINGYEGGLTGFVARARELAERYGERFNPPALLVEKAERGEKFSDA, encoded by the coding sequence ATGAGCGAGAGCACCACCATCCGCTGGGAACAGGACGAGACCGGTGTCGTCACCCTCGTCCTCGACGATCCCAACCAGTCCGCCAACACCATGAACCAGGCCTTCAAGGAGTCGATCGCGGCGATCGCCGACCGCGCCGAGGCCGAGAAGGACTCCATCCGGGGCATCATCTTCACCTCCGCCAAGAAGACCTTCTTCGCGGGCGGTGACCTCAAGGACATGATGAAGGTCGGCCCGGAAAACGCCCAGCAGGCCTTCGACACCGGTACGGCCATCAAGAACTCGCTGCGCCGCATCGAGACCCTCGGCAAGCCGGTTGTCGCCGCCATCAACGGAGCGGCCCTCGGCGGCGGTTACGAGATCGCCCTCGCCTGCCACCACCGCATCGCGCTCGACGCGCCCGGCTCCAAGATCGGCCTGCCCGAGGTGACCCTCGGCCTGCTGCCCGCGGGCGGCGGCGTGACCCGGACCGTACGGCTGATGGGCATCGCCGACGCGCTGCTGAAGGTGCTCCTCCAGGGCACCCAGTACAACCCGCAGCGCGCCCTGGAGAACGGCCTGGTCCACGAAATCGCCACCACGAACGGGGAGATGCTCGCCAAGGCGCGCGCCTTCATCGACGCCAACCCCGAGTCGCAGCAGCCGTGGGACGTCAAGGGCTACAAGATCCCGGGCGGGACCCCGTCCAGCCCGCGGTTCGCCGCGAACCTCCCCGCCTTCCCGGCGAACCTGAAGAAGCAGACCGCGGGCGCTCCCTACCCCGCCCCGCGCAATATCCTCGCGGCGGCCGTCGAGGGCTCGCAGGTCGACTTCGAGACCGCGCTGACCATCGAGGCCCGGTACTTCACCGAGCTGGTCACCGGGCAGATCGCCAAGAACATGATCCAGGCGTTCTTCTTCGACCTCCAGGCGGTCAACTCCGGCGCCAGCCGCCCCAAGGGCATCGAGCCGCGCCCGGTCCGCAAGGTCGCGGTCCTCGGCGCCGGGATGATGGGCGCGGGCATCGCGTACTCCTGCGCCCGCGCCGGCATCGAGGTCGTCCTCAAGGACGTCTCGGCCGATGCGGCCGCCAAGGGCAAGGCGTACTCCGAGAAGCTGCTCGCCAAGGCGCTCTCCCGGGGACGTACGACCGAGGCGAAGCGCGACGCGCTGCTCGCTCGCATCACGCCGACCGCCGACCCGGCGGACCTGGCGGGCTGTGACGCGGTGATCGAGGCGGTCTTCGAGGACACCGGCCTCAAGCACAAGGTGTTCCAGGAGATCCAGGACGTCATCGAGCCGGACGCGTTGCTCTGCTCCAACACCTCGACCCTGCCCATCACCGTGCTCGCCGAAGGCGTTTCGCGGCCGGTCGACTTCGTCGGGCTGCACTTCTTCTCGCCCGTCGACAAGATGCCGCTGGTCGAGATCATCAAGGGCGAGCGCACCGGCGACGAGGCGCTGGCCCGCGCCTTCGACCTGGTGCGCCAGATCAACAAGACCCCGATCGTGGTCAATGACTCGCGCGGCTTCTTCACCTCGCGCGTGATCGGCCGGTTCATCAACGAGGGCGTGGCGATGGTCGGCGAGGGCGTCGAGCCCGCGTCGGTGGAACAGGCAGCCGCGCAGGCCGGCTACCCGGCCAAGGTGCTCTCACTGATGGACGAGCTGACCCTTACCCTGCCGCGCAAGATCCGCAACGAGACGAAGCGCGCGGTCGAGGAGGCGGGCGGCAGCTGGGCCGGTCACCCGGCGGACGTGGTGATCGACCGCATGGTCGACGAGTTCGGGCGCACGGGCCGCAGTGGCGGAGCGGGCTTCTACGAGTACGGCGAGGACGGCAGGCGGACCGGGCTCTGGCCGGGGCTGCGCGAGCACTTCAAGCGCTCCGACGTGGACGTCCCGTTCATCGACATGAAGGAGCGGATGCTCTTCTCCGAGGCTCTGGACAGCGTCCGCTGCCTGGAGGAGAACGTCCTGATCTCGGTCGCCGACGCCAACATCGGCTCGATCATGGGCATCGGCTTCCCGGCCTGGACAGGTGGCGTACTGCAGTACATCAACGGCTACGAGGGCGGACTGACCGGCTTCGTGGCGCGCGCCCGGGAGCTCGCCGAGCGGTACGGAGAGAGGTTCAACCCGCCGGCGCTGCTGGTGGAGAAGGCGGAGCGGGGCGAGAAGTTCAGCGACGCGTGA
- a CDS encoding MerR family transcriptional regulator: MATGTEETTLTVDELAARAGVTVRTIRFYGTRGLLPPPVIGPRRVGRYGPGHLSRLALIEELQQQGMTLAAIERYLEQLPHDLSAHDLAIHRAVVASWAPDSAEEATRTELERRTGRALTEEDIDRLAAMGVVQRADGPDTFRVDPGLLRLGVQLLDVPIAHETILAARTVLLEHTRSAAHELTRLFRDEVWSPYRERESDPEHVEAMKSLSAHMQPMVVQALVTAFQRSLKEELRGAFTAE; this comes from the coding sequence ATGGCGACCGGGACCGAGGAGACGACGCTCACCGTCGACGAGCTGGCCGCGCGGGCCGGGGTCACCGTGCGGACCATCCGCTTCTACGGCACGCGCGGGCTGCTGCCGCCTCCGGTGATCGGGCCACGCCGCGTGGGTCGGTACGGCCCGGGTCATCTCTCCCGGCTCGCCCTCATCGAGGAGCTCCAGCAGCAGGGCATGACGCTCGCCGCCATCGAGCGCTATCTGGAACAGCTGCCCCACGATCTGAGCGCACACGATCTCGCGATCCACCGTGCGGTGGTGGCTTCCTGGGCGCCGGACTCGGCCGAGGAGGCGACCCGCACCGAGCTGGAGCGGCGCACCGGCCGGGCGCTGACGGAGGAGGACATCGACCGGCTGGCCGCGATGGGGGTTGTGCAGCGCGCGGACGGGCCCGACACGTTCCGGGTCGATCCCGGGCTGCTGCGGCTCGGGGTGCAGTTGCTCGACGTACCGATAGCGCACGAGACGATCCTGGCTGCCCGTACGGTCCTGCTCGAGCACACGCGCTCGGCGGCGCACGAACTGACCCGGCTCTTCCGGGACGAGGTCTGGAGCCCCTACCGGGAGCGGGAGTCGGACCCGGAGCATGTCGAGGCGATGAAGTCACTGTCGGCGCATATGCAGCCGATGGTGGTGCAGGCGCTGGTGACGGCGTTTCAGCGGTCGCTGAAGGAAGAGCTGCGGGGCGCGTTCACCGCGGAGTGA
- a CDS encoding macro domain-containing protein: protein MSGIEYVRGDATAPQGKGVKLIAHVCNDLGGWGKGFVLALSRRWPEPEAAYRLWHRERAGNDFGLGAVRSVQVGPYLWVANMVGQRGMRTGSKGVPVRYEAIDAALASVGDKAVELGASVHMPRIGCGLAGGKWSRIEPLIVARLVAREIPVTVYDHDG, encoded by the coding sequence ATGTCCGGAATCGAGTACGTACGAGGGGACGCCACCGCGCCACAGGGCAAGGGCGTCAAGCTGATCGCGCATGTCTGCAACGACCTGGGCGGCTGGGGGAAGGGCTTCGTCCTCGCCCTGTCCCGTCGCTGGCCGGAGCCCGAGGCGGCCTACCGGCTCTGGCACCGCGAGCGGGCCGGCAATGACTTCGGACTGGGCGCCGTGCGGTCGGTACAGGTGGGGCCGTATCTGTGGGTGGCGAACATGGTGGGGCAGCGGGGGATGCGGACCGGCAGCAAGGGGGTTCCGGTGCGGTACGAGGCGATCGACGCGGCGCTTGCTTCCGTGGGCGACAAGGCGGTGGAGCTGGGGGCGTCCGTCCATATGCCGCGGATCGGGTGCGGGCTGGCAGGCGGGAAGTGGTCACGGATCGAGCCGCTGATCGTTGCGCGCCTGGTGGCCAGGGAGATACCCGTGACGGTGTACGACCACGACGGCTGA
- a CDS encoding S1 family peptidase, whose protein sequence is MRRTLRARICLSVLIALPAVALGSTPAGAADPTAGPTANPSAEAPAAEPTPGVSASASQYTLHSSLEHTLGDDRTAGSYLDAQSGELVVTVTDETAAEEVRATGTRAKIVKRSTAGLRSAMGTLETDAKITGTSWGIDPATNQVSIEADTSVSGRSMRQLRRVAAGLGEAVRIKRVPGVFKKEVAGGDAIYGGGFRCSAAFNVAKGTVRYFVTAGHCTNEATSWSATSGGASIGTRVGTSFPTNDYGIVRYTGTAWPAGNVNLYNGSYQDITSAADAIVGQALKKSGSTTHVTNGRVTAVNVTVNYSDGPVYNMVRTTACSAGGDSGGAHFSGSTALGIHSGSSGCTGTNGSAIHQPVKEALTAYGVNVY, encoded by the coding sequence CGTCCTCATTGCCCTACCGGCCGTCGCCCTCGGATCGACGCCGGCGGGCGCGGCCGACCCCACCGCCGGCCCCACCGCCAACCCGTCCGCCGAGGCCCCCGCCGCCGAACCCACGCCGGGTGTCTCCGCCTCCGCCTCGCAGTACACGCTGCACTCGTCGCTGGAGCACACGCTCGGCGACGACCGCACCGCCGGCTCCTATCTCGACGCCCAGAGCGGCGAGTTGGTCGTCACCGTCACCGATGAAACCGCGGCCGAAGAGGTACGGGCCACCGGTACCCGAGCGAAGATCGTCAAGCGCAGCACGGCAGGGCTCAGGTCCGCCATGGGCACCCTGGAGACCGACGCGAAGATCACCGGTACGTCGTGGGGCATCGACCCCGCGACGAACCAGGTCTCCATCGAGGCCGACACATCGGTCTCGGGGCGCTCCATGCGACAGCTGAGGAGGGTGGCCGCGGGCCTCGGCGAGGCCGTGCGGATCAAGCGCGTACCCGGAGTCTTCAAGAAGGAGGTGGCCGGCGGAGACGCGATCTACGGCGGCGGCTTCCGCTGCTCGGCGGCGTTCAACGTCGCGAAGGGCACGGTGCGTTACTTCGTGACGGCCGGCCACTGCACGAACGAGGCAACCAGTTGGTCCGCGACGTCCGGCGGCGCGTCCATCGGAACCCGCGTGGGCACCAGCTTCCCGACCAACGACTACGGCATCGTCCGCTACACGGGCACCGCGTGGCCGGCCGGGAACGTGAACCTCTACAACGGCAGCTACCAGGACATCACGTCAGCGGCGGACGCGATCGTCGGCCAGGCCCTCAAGAAGAGCGGCTCGACCACGCACGTGACCAACGGCAGAGTCACGGCCGTGAACGTCACCGTCAACTACAGCGACGGCCCCGTCTACAACATGGTCCGCACGACGGCCTGCTCTGCGGGCGGCGACAGCGGCGGAGCGCACTTCTCCGGCTCGACGGCCCTGGGCATCCACTCGGGCAGCTCCGGCTGCACGGGCACGAACGGCTCGGCGATCCACCAGCCGGTGAAGGAAGCCCTCACCGCGTACGGCGTGAACGTGTACTGA